The Methanococcoides methylutens MM1 genome has a window encoding:
- a CDS encoding phasin family protein — MIDTMKKLGLFGLGMYAITEEKIDEYVKELVENGDFNKEEGKKFVEDLLEKQKQQQEDLEDKISSKVQEVFGKSDLASKEEIEALQKKIEDLETLLKEKGEEVVEEEKAEE, encoded by the coding sequence ATGATAGACACTATGAAGAAGTTAGGACTTTTTGGCCTTGGTATGTATGCGATCACTGAAGAGAAGATCGATGAATATGTGAAAGAGCTTGTTGAGAACGGTGATTTCAACAAAGAGGAAGGCAAGAAGTTTGTAGAGGACCTGCTTGAGAAACAAAAACAACAGCAGGAAGATCTCGAAGATAAGATCTCTTCAAAGGTTCAGGAAGTCTTTGGTAAATCCGACCTTGCTTCTAAAGAGGAAATAGAGGCCCTTCAGAAAAAGATCGAGGATCTGGAAACACTTCTTAAAGAAAAAGGCGAAGAAGTAGTAGAGGAAGAAAAAGCAGAAGAATGA